A stretch of Hoplias malabaricus isolate fHopMal1 chromosome 10, fHopMal1.hap1, whole genome shotgun sequence DNA encodes these proteins:
- the LOC136708951 gene encoding C-C chemokine receptor type 3-like isoform X2, with protein sequence MMGAQLKSMTDVCLLNLALADLLLVLSLPFLAHYSNNSWIFGQAMCKLVLGMYYVGFYGGIFLIMLMTIDRYLVVILDVFALRVRTKMYVVLASLIIWIISVSASFPELVYIQTKDTGNDTICSAYLDSSLEENFTQDHSLKVIGLFKMNILGLLVTLLIVGYCFMMVLMRLLTIRTAKKYAMRLVILVMVVFFCCWTPYNIAAFLKGLELKGIIHTDCNTSRMIQRSLQITEALAYFHSCLNPFLYVFVGEKFKRHLVRLLLRTPCNKLPFMKSYLTQNSQNPSVDE encoded by the coding sequence ATGATGGGAGCTCAGCTGAAAAGCATGACAGACGTGTGCCTTCTGAACTTGGCTCTAGCCGACCTCCTCCTGGTCCTATCTCTTCCTTTCCTGGCTCACTACTCTAACAACAGCTGGATTTTTGGGCAGGCCATGTGCAAACTGGTCCTAGGCATGTATTACGTAGGGTTCTACGGTGGCATCTTCCTTATCATGTTGATGACCATCGACAGGTACTTGGTTGTGATCCTTGACGTCTTTGCCCTGAGGGTTCGAACCAAGATGTATGTGGTTCTGGCGAGTCTGATTATCTGGATCATATCTGTCTCTGCATCTTTCCCTGAGCTGGTGTACATTCAGACTAAGGATACAGGTAATGACACAATTTGCAGTGCATATCTAGACAGCAGCTTAGAAGAAAATTTTACACAAGATCATTCCTTGAAAGTCATTGGTctgtttaaaatgaacattCTGGGCCTGCTGGTTACACTGCTCATTGTGGGATACTGCTTCATGATGGTGCTGATGAGGCTCCTCACAATTCGCACAGCCAAGAAATACGCCATGCGCCTTGTCATCCTCGTCATGGTGGTCTTCTTCTGCTGCTGGACGCCATACAACATCGCAGCATTCCTAAAAGGCCTGGAATTGAAGGGGATCATCCATACAGACTGCAACACCAGTAGGATGATTCAGAGAAGTCTACAGATCACTGAAGCCTTGGCGTATTTCCACAGCTGTTTGAACCCCTTTCTTTATGTCTTTGTGGGTGAGAAGTTTAAGAGGCATCTCGTCAGGCTCCTGCTCCGCACGCCTTGCAACAAGCTGCCATTCATGAAGAGCTACCTGACGCAAAATTCACAGAACCCCAGTGTGGACGAGTGA
- the LOC136708056 gene encoding C-C chemokine receptor type 5-like, with amino-acid sequence MKQNPQESEARGDSGKENSLRTEDETLGGIKVHKEGPYPPLVNINFDDYYGYDEEQATPCNNRNVKDFGRVFLPTLYSIVFIVGFIGNGLVVYVLIKYRERSNMMDVCLLNLAMSDLLFLISLPFWAHYAAMNQWTFGNFMCKAVTSFYMLGFYGSIFFMILMMVDRYVVIVHAHASLFSQHHSAKAGMGLAGFMWLLSLMASLPIMIFSEEKKESNRSTCKPEYPPDTYWRQFSYIELNIISLILPLSVMVFCYSQIIPTLYHMRSQKKHKSIRLIIVLIIVFFVFWTPYNVVTFLYLLHHTGHLQSCEWQQNLGLSMQWVETIAFSHCCLNPIIYAFVGQKFRTLFIKALKQSFPVCFNKCTTLSTKPSGGEGSVYSGSTGTTNDE; translated from the exons atgaaacaAAACCCCCAGGAGAGTgaggccaggggcgacagtggcaaggaaaactccctcagaactGAAGatgaaaccttgggaggaatcAAGGTTCACAAGGAGGGaccctatcctcctctggtca ACATTAACTTTGATGATTACTACGGTTATGATGAAGAACAGGCCACACCCTGCAACAACCGCAATGTAAAGGACTTCGGCCGAGTTTTCCTCCCCACTCTCTACAGCATAGTCTTCATAGTGGGCTTCATTGGCAACGGCCTGGTGGTGTATGTCCTCATCAAATACCGCGAGAGATCAAACATGATGGACGTGTGCCTCTTGAACCTGGCGATGTCTGATCTGCTGTTCCTCATCTCTCTGCCCTTCTGGGCCCACTACGCCGCCATGAACCAGTGGACCTTTGGGAACTTCATGTGCAAGGCTGTGACGTCCTTCTACATGCTGGGCTTCTACGGCAGTATCTTCTTCATGATCCTGATGATGGTGGATCGTTATGTTGTTATTGTCCATGCACACGCCTCTCTATTTTCCCAGCACCACTCAGCCAAAGCGGGAATGGGTTTGGCTGGTTTTATGTGGTTACTCAGTCTGATGGCTTCCCTGCCAATCATGATATTCTCAGAGGAGAAGAAGGAGTCTAACAGATCAACATGCAAACCAGAATATCCCCCAGACACCTATTGGAGGCAATTCAGCTACATAGAGCTGAACATCATCAGCTTGATCCTCCCCCTCTCCGTCATGGTGTTCTGCTACTCTCAGATCATCCCCACCTTGTACCACATGAGGTCTCAGAAGAAGCACAAATCCATCAGGCTCATCATAGTCTTGATTATAGTTTTCTTTGTCTTCTGGACGCCCTACAACGTGGTCACATTCCTGTACCTCCTTCATCATACGGGGCACTTACAAAGTTGTGAATGGCAGCAGAACCTTGGCCTGTCCATGCAGTGGGTGGAGACCATTGCCTTCAGTCACTGCTGCCTCAACCCCATCATCTACGCCTTCGTTGGCCAGAAGTTCAGGACGTTATTCATTAAGGCCCTGAAACAGTCATTTCCAGTTTGCTTCAACAAGTGCACTACGCTCAGCACTAAACCGTCTGGGGGCGAGGGCTCGGTGTACTCAGGCTCCACAGGAACGACCAACGATGAGTAG
- the LOC136708057 gene encoding C-C chemokine receptor type 5-like gives MDYFTDNSSFYINFDDYYGYDEEQGTPCNNGNVKDFGRVFLPTLYSIVFIVGFIGNGLVAYVLIKYRERSNMMDVCLLNLAMSDLLFLISLPFWAHYAAMNQWTFGNFMCKAVTSFYMLGFYGSIFFMILMTVDRYVVIVHAHASLFSQHHSAKAGMGLAGFMWLLSLMASLPTMIFSEEKKESNRSTCKSEYPPDTYWRQFSYIELNIISLILPLSVMVFCYSQIIPTLYHMRSQKKHKSIRLIIVLIIVFFVFWTPYNVVTFLFLLHHTGHLQSCEWQQNLGLSMQWVETIAFSHCCLNPIIYAFVGQKFRRLVVKALKQSFPGCFNKCTTLSTKPSGGGGSVYSGSTGTTNNE, from the coding sequence ACATTAACTTTGATGATTACTACGGTTATGATGAAGAACAGGGCACACCCTGCAACAACGGCAATGTAAAGGACTTCGGCCGAGTTTTCCTCCCCACTCTCTACAGCATAGTCTTCATAGTGGGCTTCATTGGCAACGGCCTGGTGGCGTATGTCCTCATCAAATACCGCGAGAGATCAAACATGATGGACGTGTGCCTCTTGAACCTGGCGATGTCTGATCTGCTGTTCCTCATCTCTCTGCCCTTCTGGGCCCACTACGCCGCCATGAACCAGTGGACCTTTGGGAACTTCATGTGCAAGGCTGTGACGTCCTTCTACATGCTGGGCTTCTACGGCAGTATCTTCTTCATGATCCTGATGACGGTGGATCGTTATGTTGTCATTGTTCATGCACACGCCTCTCTATTTTCCCAGCACCACTCAGCCAAAGCGGGAATGGGTTTGGCTGGTTTTATGTGGCTACTCAGTCTGATGGCTTCTCTGCCAACCATGATATTCTCAGAGGAGAAGAAGGAGTCTAACAGATCGACATGCAAATCAGAATATCCCCCAGACACCTATTGGAGGCAATTCAGCTACATAGAGCTGAACATCATCAGCTTGATCCTCCCCCTCTCCGTCATGGTGTTCTGCTACTCTCAGATCATCCCCACCTTGTACCACATGAGGTCCCAGAAGAAGCACAAATCCATCAGGCTCATCATAGTCTTGattattgttttctttgtcttttggACGCCCTACAACGTGGTCACATTCCTGTTCCTCCTTCATCACACAGGGCACTTACAAAGTTGTGAATGGCAGCAGAACCTGGGCCTGTCCATGCAGTGGGTGGAGACCATCGCTTTCAGTCACTGCTGCCTCAACCCCATCATCTACGCCTTCGTTGGCCAGAAGTTCAGGAGATTAGTCGTTAAGGCCCTGAAACAGTCATTTCCAGGTTGCTTCAACAAGTGCACTACGCTCAGCACTAAACCGTCTGGGGGCGGGGGCTCGGTGTACTCAGGCTCCACAGGAACGACCAACAATGAGTAG
- the LOC136708951 gene encoding C-C chemokine receptor type 4-like isoform X1, giving the protein MSWSTQSEELTTLTTTTTEEYSYDYSGYYTDDLTLHEPCVYRAHRNHILPVLYSLVFLVGFFGNVLVLWVIMMGAQLKSMTDVCLLNLALADLLLVLSLPFLAHYSNNSWIFGQAMCKLVLGMYYVGFYGGIFLIMLMTIDRYLVVILDVFALRVRTKMYVVLASLIIWIISVSASFPELVYIQTKDTGNDTICSAYLDSSLEENFTQDHSLKVIGLFKMNILGLLVTLLIVGYCFMMVLMRLLTIRTAKKYAMRLVILVMVVFFCCWTPYNIAAFLKGLELKGIIHTDCNTSRMIQRSLQITEALAYFHSCLNPFLYVFVGEKFKRHLVRLLLRTPCNKLPFMKSYLTQNSQNPSVDE; this is encoded by the exons ATGTCGTGGAGCACACAGAGTGAGGAGTTAACAACTTTAACCACCACCACTACTGAGGAGTACAG CTACGACTACTCTGGCTATTACACTGATGACCTGACTTTACATGAACCCTGTGTATACAGAGCACACAGGAACCATATACTGCCGGTACTCTATTCCCTGGTCTTCCTGGTGGGCTTCTTTGGCAATGTGCTGGTACTGTGGGTCATCATGATGGGAGCTCAGCTGAAAAGCATGACAGACGTGTGCCTTCTGAACTTGGCTCTAGCCGACCTCCTCCTGGTCCTATCTCTTCCTTTCCTGGCTCACTACTCTAACAACAGCTGGATTTTTGGGCAGGCCATGTGCAAACTGGTCCTAGGCATGTATTACGTAGGGTTCTACGGTGGCATCTTCCTTATCATGTTGATGACCATCGACAGGTACTTGGTTGTGATCCTTGACGTCTTTGCCCTGAGGGTTCGAACCAAGATGTATGTGGTTCTGGCGAGTCTGATTATCTGGATCATATCTGTCTCTGCATCTTTCCCTGAGCTGGTGTACATTCAGACTAAGGATACAGGTAATGACACAATTTGCAGTGCATATCTAGACAGCAGCTTAGAAGAAAATTTTACACAAGATCATTCCTTGAAAGTCATTGGTctgtttaaaatgaacattCTGGGCCTGCTGGTTACACTGCTCATTGTGGGATACTGCTTCATGATGGTGCTGATGAGGCTCCTCACAATTCGCACAGCCAAGAAATACGCCATGCGCCTTGTCATCCTCGTCATGGTGGTCTTCTTCTGCTGCTGGACGCCATACAACATCGCAGCATTCCTAAAAGGCCTGGAATTGAAGGGGATCATCCATACAGACTGCAACACCAGTAGGATGATTCAGAGAAGTCTACAGATCACTGAAGCCTTGGCGTATTTCCACAGCTGTTTGAACCCCTTTCTTTATGTCTTTGTGGGTGAGAAGTTTAAGAGGCATCTCGTCAGGCTCCTGCTCCGCACGCCTTGCAACAAGCTGCCATTCATGAAGAGCTACCTGACGCAAAATTCACAGAACCCCAGTGTGGACGAGTGA